The proteins below come from a single Cylindrospermopsis raciborskii Cr2010 genomic window:
- a CDS encoding TlpA family protein disulfide reductase, with protein MFQKSTSFWPGLYLLSLAIPVTLTIPSTLNVSASTGMLTSQSQTSSYTANAYIAGNVGGALAKELQGKPVVVDIYASWCPKCKNIAPTLSQLKKQYQGKAHFIVLDVTNKTKVSESEVKAKKLGLGEFLAKNKSQTGSVTIISPGNGKILAEYRNNTNLSDYTSVLNSAISQR; from the coding sequence ATGTTTCAGAAATCAACCTCATTTTGGCCTGGCCTATACTTACTCAGCCTTGCTATTCCTGTTACTCTGACTATTCCCAGTACCCTAAATGTTTCTGCTTCTACTGGTATGTTAACTTCACAGAGCCAGACTAGTTCCTATACGGCTAATGCCTATATCGCAGGAAATGTTGGCGGAGCCTTAGCCAAGGAATTACAAGGTAAACCAGTGGTAGTTGACATTTATGCCAGTTGGTGCCCTAAGTGTAAAAACATTGCCCCTACCCTCTCTCAATTAAAAAAACAATATCAAGGAAAAGCACATTTTATTGTCCTTGATGTAACCAATAAAACCAAGGTGAGTGAATCAGAAGTTAAAGCCAAAAAATTAGGTTTGGGTGAATTCTTAGCCAAAAATAAATCACAAACAGGTAGTGTTACTATTATTTCCCCTGGCAATGGTAAGATTCTAGCTGAGTATCGCAATAACACCAATTTAAGTGATTACACCTCCGTATTAAACTCTGCAATTTCCCAGAGATAA
- a CDS encoding cytochrome c biogenesis CcdA family protein encodes MSEIEKVPRGKKPIYILKKSRKMLLYIALGLVALILVITLGSVISEPLERIISVAENLYQKWFEKQNTANPFVLLPLAFIGGLLASISPCILALLPVNLSYIGTLKIKSRWDAFSQAGLFVLGSVTILSLFGLVSSFAGMVIIEYRGYINIVVGLIMAVMGLWLIGVIKIYLPQIDLKLPNTGPYSVGLTFALVSSPCASPVLFAVLAAAAATGSQVLGTLTMVSYALGYTILIFLASLFTGLVKQSRNLLQHSETIIQLGSVALMLTGIYYLYTGTVWFFGG; translated from the coding sequence ATGAGCGAAATAGAAAAAGTACCAAGGGGGAAAAAGCCTATATATATCCTTAAAAAATCCCGGAAGATGCTGTTATATATAGCATTAGGACTAGTAGCTTTAATTCTTGTTATTACCCTAGGTTCAGTCATTAGTGAACCCTTAGAAAGAATAATTTCCGTTGCAGAGAACCTTTATCAAAAGTGGTTTGAAAAACAGAACACAGCCAACCCCTTTGTTTTACTACCTCTGGCATTTATTGGTGGATTATTAGCCAGCATTTCTCCCTGTATTCTTGCCCTACTTCCGGTTAATCTAAGTTATATTGGTACCCTAAAAATAAAATCCCGTTGGGATGCTTTTAGTCAGGCCGGTTTATTTGTGCTAGGTAGTGTTACCATTTTAAGTCTATTTGGTTTGGTTTCATCCTTTGCTGGAATGGTAATCATAGAATACCGAGGTTATATCAACATAGTAGTTGGCTTAATTATGGCAGTGATGGGACTATGGTTAATAGGAGTAATTAAAATTTACCTCCCCCAGATAGACTTAAAACTTCCTAATACAGGTCCATACAGTGTAGGTCTAACCTTTGCTCTGGTTAGTTCTCCCTGTGCTAGTCCGGTGTTATTTGCAGTGTTAGCAGCAGCTGCTGCTACTGGTTCTCAAGTTTTAGGTACACTTACCATGGTCAGCTATGCTTTAGGATATACAATTTTGATTTTTCTAGCCAGTCTATTTACAGGGTTAGTTAAACAAAGTAGGAACTTGTTACAACACTCAGAAACTATTATTCAACTAGGCAGTGTAGCTTTAATGCTTACAGGCATTTATTATTTGTACACAGGTACAGTATGGTTTTTTGGTGGTTAA
- a CDS encoding DUF1802 family protein: MSKSVLIYNALCLPDIDIEHLIQGRIISVIPQKLLMGSGQAFALFPADLNSQEVLIKCWARCQGCQIIDKTGPLDILAQLTMREPDFFRQILEKRPHFFLAHLRVYYLDTFVKVKTFPNIEQKLGKFIPLDDIYTSENQPVLDDYVFLQRQKRLENRQPPLHPQIEKLDSLLSSLMKSSPEFPVYQQLQQEIREFLGWSNVKQKGTVNSDLDWIKTISFLGDRSIELEERKSNYQAGTDFENICRRGLEFLGFRVENSYKGGVGGLDLYCSDPFPLVCECKSGKSIPDRAVEELDRIAKRHLQENYLQAVRLIIGPGGPTKQLQQSLIRSAKISKTSIIKAMTLQKLVQLKATYPGAVNLLELKEYLEPGQIDDGIDEYIEKVEKQIKIRSHLVRLVKEYLRNSGLEFAMVGNLHGVYFGTPSSVPLKLEEMHEILIELSSPLTGYLGKKRGTDWRTDQFYYLRDLIVLGDN, encoded by the coding sequence ATGAGTAAATCTGTCTTAATTTATAATGCCCTCTGCTTACCAGATATTGATATTGAACACCTAATACAAGGACGAATTATTAGTGTTATACCACAGAAGTTACTAATGGGTAGTGGACAGGCTTTTGCCTTGTTTCCAGCTGATCTGAATTCTCAAGAAGTTTTAATAAAATGTTGGGCTAGATGTCAAGGTTGTCAAATTATTGATAAAACCGGTCCTTTAGACATTCTAGCTCAGTTAACCATGCGGGAACCAGATTTTTTTCGGCAAATACTAGAAAAACGTCCGCATTTTTTTCTAGCTCATTTACGGGTTTACTATTTAGATACATTTGTCAAAGTTAAAACATTCCCCAACATTGAGCAAAAGCTGGGAAAATTCATACCTTTAGATGATATATATACGTCAGAAAATCAACCTGTATTAGATGATTATGTGTTTCTTCAACGTCAGAAAAGACTAGAAAATCGCCAACCTCCTTTACACCCTCAAATAGAAAAACTAGATAGTCTGTTATCATCCCTGATGAAAAGTAGCCCAGAATTTCCTGTTTACCAGCAATTACAACAGGAAATTAGAGAATTTCTAGGATGGAGTAATGTTAAACAGAAAGGGACTGTAAATTCTGATTTAGATTGGATAAAAACCATTTCCTTTTTAGGGGATAGAAGTATAGAACTAGAAGAGAGGAAAAGTAACTATCAAGCAGGTACAGACTTTGAGAATATTTGTCGACGAGGTTTAGAATTTTTGGGATTTAGAGTAGAAAATAGCTATAAAGGGGGTGTAGGAGGGTTAGATTTATATTGTTCTGACCCGTTTCCTCTAGTTTGTGAATGTAAATCTGGTAAAAGTATTCCAGACCGTGCAGTAGAAGAATTAGATAGAATTGCTAAAAGACACTTGCAAGAAAATTATTTGCAAGCAGTGCGTTTAATTATTGGACCGGGTGGTCCTACCAAACAGCTGCAACAATCGTTGATCAGATCTGCCAAAATTTCCAAAACTAGTATTATCAAAGCCATGACATTACAAAAATTAGTGCAACTAAAAGCCACATATCCAGGAGCAGTAAATCTTCTAGAATTAAAGGAATATTTAGAACCTGGTCAAATAGATGATGGGATTGACGAATATATAGAAAAAGTAGAGAAGCAAATCAAGATACGATCCCATCTGGTGAGATTAGTCAAGGAATATTTGCGCAATTCAGGACTAGAATTTGCAATGGTAGGTAATTTACATGGCGTTTATTTTGGCACACCCTCATCAGTCCCATTAAAACTTGAAGAGATGCACGAAATATTGATAGAACTATCATCACCTCTGACAGGATATTTGGGTAAAAAAAGAGGTACGGATTGGAGGACTGATCAGTTTTATTATCTACGTGATCTGATTGTACTAGGTGATAATTAA
- a CDS encoding P-loop NTPase fold protein, whose amino-acid sequence MTNTPSSPIESVNAAINSHNPFINAGIVKEQNIWGKGFPDVTTLNQHASKKIFEAIEFVRQTKHSQDKITSIAITAQQGVGKTHLLSRIRHQLEKEGGALFIYASANNYTDLNLVKYQFQQTLADSLSKTGSQGVMQWQEVATAMASENRENTKPAAELIKNFDKTYKKKQGTNQDLMNVLQRMVMKNRPDADPYIIRAILWTLSETQAPFAIRWLSGEELSEANAHELGLPNPSRTNQEREAEALKNIQQVLNLVSYYNSVVICFDEMDVKNNSTEDGYPTGTVIATFVKILHDTLENSDLGKGVVIITVMLPAVWKEQVNSLLDGTPHRISKFTQRKPIDLEPLNTNSILDIVAIWLNEYYTSKNLIPPHILYPFSESQLKEYGKNKPTVREALQWCANNFRVQEEQLPQDPASRFELGFTREMATDIKDYSEDSDLIAEALYFGFTTLKGQVLEQVMIEEIIDDVQPKSKNKNFIRFKIVGHENGRLVKIGLAVVQDTLFTLNACLKRLNDYETFDLTRGCLVRSYAKIEQMKKKSESYKLLNELISEKGGENVDLIDNQIRPLIAILHIYQKRENYQLTEQEIFDIIRQNKITFDNLLLREILSDPSGTMIQVSDEDIIEELFSNSDINEAEKEDDLADLFG is encoded by the coding sequence ATGACAAACACACCGAGTTCGCCCATAGAATCCGTCAATGCTGCTATTAATAGTCACAATCCTTTTATCAATGCGGGCATTGTTAAAGAACAGAATATTTGGGGTAAAGGATTTCCTGATGTGACAACATTAAACCAGCATGCTTCTAAAAAGATATTTGAAGCCATTGAGTTTGTTCGTCAGACAAAACATAGTCAAGATAAAATAACTTCTATTGCCATTACCGCACAGCAAGGAGTTGGTAAAACTCATCTTTTGAGTCGAATTCGTCATCAATTAGAAAAAGAGGGAGGTGCTTTGTTTATTTATGCAAGTGCTAATAATTATACTGATTTAAATTTAGTAAAGTATCAATTTCAACAAACCCTAGCAGATAGTTTGAGCAAAACTGGTAGTCAAGGAGTAATGCAATGGCAAGAAGTTGCTACAGCTATGGCTAGTGAAAATAGAGAGAATACTAAACCTGCTGCAGAATTAATAAAAAACTTTGATAAAACCTATAAGAAGAAGCAAGGAACTAATCAAGACTTGATGAATGTTCTCCAAAGAATGGTAATGAAAAATAGACCCGATGCAGATCCCTATATTATTCGTGCCATCCTGTGGACACTGTCAGAAACTCAAGCTCCCTTTGCTATTAGATGGCTATCTGGTGAAGAGTTATCTGAAGCAAATGCTCATGAGTTGGGACTACCTAATCCTAGTAGAACTAATCAGGAGAGAGAAGCAGAAGCTCTGAAAAATATCCAACAAGTTCTCAATTTGGTTAGTTATTATAACTCAGTTGTCATTTGTTTTGATGAAATGGATGTCAAAAATAACTCAACAGAAGATGGGTATCCTACAGGAACCGTGATCGCCACTTTTGTAAAAATTCTTCATGACACCCTAGAAAACTCAGACTTGGGCAAAGGAGTAGTTATTATTACGGTAATGTTACCAGCAGTATGGAAAGAGCAGGTCAATTCTCTCCTCGATGGTACACCTCACCGAATTTCTAAGTTTACCCAACGAAAACCCATAGATTTAGAACCTCTCAACACAAACTCCATATTAGATATAGTCGCTATATGGCTCAATGAATATTATACTTCAAAAAATTTAATTCCTCCCCATATACTTTATCCATTTTCAGAAAGCCAACTTAAAGAATATGGTAAAAATAAACCAACTGTTAGAGAGGCCTTACAATGGTGCGCCAACAATTTTCGTGTACAAGAAGAACAGCTTCCTCAAGATCCTGCTTCCAGATTTGAACTGGGATTTACTAGGGAAATGGCTACTGATATTAAAGATTATTCAGAGGATAGCGACCTGATTGCAGAAGCTCTGTATTTTGGATTTACCACTTTAAAAGGACAGGTGCTAGAACAAGTAATGATAGAAGAAATTATTGATGATGTGCAACCAAAGAGTAAAAATAAGAATTTTATCAGGTTCAAAATTGTTGGACATGAGAATGGAAGACTGGTAAAAATTGGTTTAGCAGTTGTTCAGGATACTCTTTTCACATTAAATGCTTGCTTGAAGCGCTTAAATGATTATGAAACATTTGATTTGACTCGTGGCTGTTTGGTTCGTTCTTATGCTAAGATAGAACAAATGAAGAAAAAATCAGAGAGCTATAAGTTACTCAATGAATTGATATCAGAAAAAGGAGGAGAAAATGTAGATCTAATCGACAATCAAATTCGACCACTCATAGCAATATTGCATATTTATCAAAAGCGAGAAAATTACCAACTAACTGAACAGGAGATTTTTGATATTATTCGCCAAAACAAAATTACCTTTGATAATCTCTTATTGAGAGAAATTCTCAGTGATCCATCTGGAACCATGATTCAGGTCAGTGATGAAGACATTATAGAGGAATTGTTCTCTAATTCTGATATAAATGAAGCAGAAAAAGAAGATGACTTAGCTGATCTTTTCGGTTAA
- a CDS encoding tellurite resistance TerB family protein, with protein MALFGNRFSQLRNENQTVMSPAEALAGIALISITADGYCSDEEVLGLMASLNRMKLFRSYSTDVIRKLFDRLLFLIKRDGFSNLLQSAVSSLPRDLHETAFAVVSDLILADGEVTQEEEDLLGDLYKALDLSEEVASKIVDVMLIKNKG; from the coding sequence ATGGCTTTGTTTGGAAATCGTTTTTCACAGTTGCGTAATGAAAATCAGACCGTTATGAGTCCTGCAGAGGCTTTAGCTGGTATTGCCCTTATTTCAATTACTGCAGATGGATACTGTTCAGATGAAGAGGTATTAGGTTTAATGGCTTCGCTAAATAGGATGAAGTTATTTCGTAGTTATTCTACTGATGTGATACGAAAGTTGTTTGATAGATTGTTGTTTTTGATAAAAAGAGACGGATTTAGTAATCTTCTTCAATCTGCTGTTTCTTCCCTACCTCGTGATTTGCATGAAACTGCTTTTGCTGTGGTTTCGGATCTTATTTTAGCAGATGGGGAAGTTACTCAGGAGGAAGAAGATCTTTTGGGTGATTTATATAAAGCTTTAGACTTATCGGAGGAAGTAGCTTCAAAAATTGTTGATGTTATGTTGATTAAAAACAAGGGGTAG
- a CDS encoding cytochrome P450 → MQILPGPKTLSTIQVLNWIFRPMPYMVECAKKYGDLFALKLQSDLPPLIFVHSPEAIQQMLSNDQKELEAPGELNSIFEYLLGKNSVITLSGKAHQRERQLIMPPFHGERMRTYSKLIENITTKVFAQQEKNQFFNVRNITQDITLQVMIEAVFGIYEGERALKLKYLLCELLEQASSPLRVSFLYLPKLKEIFGVSEIWKRHIQKKEQADQLIYQEIKERRENFDPQRTDILNLLMSARDENNQPMTDVELKDELMTLLVAGHETTATAISWAFYWIHKLPEVREKLLAELDSLEENYDSSAVFKLPYLTAVCNETLRIHPVGMLTFPRMVKEPISLGGYQLEPGTILLGSIYLVHHREDIYPEPEKFKPERFLEKQFSPYQFLPFGGGSRRCVGLAFAQMEMKLILAKVLKTWSMKLVNTQEVKPKRRGLVTGPNAPINLTIEQYSYP, encoded by the coding sequence ATGCAAATACTACCAGGACCGAAAACATTATCTACTATTCAAGTCCTAAACTGGATATTCAGGCCTATGCCTTATATGGTAGAGTGTGCTAAAAAATACGGAGATTTGTTTGCTCTAAAACTACAAAGTGATTTACCACCACTGATATTTGTTCATTCTCCGGAAGCCATACAGCAGATGTTAAGTAATGATCAAAAAGAATTGGAAGCACCGGGGGAGTTAAATAGCATTTTTGAATATTTATTGGGCAAAAATTCTGTTATTACTCTTAGTGGTAAGGCACATCAACGTGAGCGTCAATTAATTATGCCTCCTTTTCATGGAGAAAGAATGAGAACTTATTCAAAATTAATTGAAAATATTACCACAAAGGTTTTTGCTCAACAAGAAAAAAATCAATTTTTCAATGTTAGGAATATTACCCAAGATATCACTCTTCAAGTAATGATAGAAGCTGTTTTTGGCATTTATGAAGGAGAACGAGCATTAAAACTTAAATATTTACTGTGTGAACTTTTAGAACAGGCTAGCAGTCCTTTGCGGGTGAGTTTTCTCTATCTTCCTAAATTGAAAGAGATCTTTGGGGTATCGGAAATTTGGAAACGACACATTCAGAAAAAAGAACAAGCTGATCAACTAATTTATCAGGAAATTAAAGAAAGAAGAGAAAATTTTGATCCTCAGCGGACAGATATTCTTAATTTACTTATGTCTGCTAGAGATGAAAATAATCAACCCATGACTGATGTAGAATTAAAAGATGAATTAATGACGTTATTAGTCGCGGGTCACGAAACTACCGCTACAGCTATTTCTTGGGCTTTTTACTGGATTCACAAACTCCCGGAAGTTAGAGAAAAGTTATTGGCAGAATTGGATTCTTTAGAAGAAAATTATGATTCCAGTGCTGTTTTTAAATTGCCATATTTAACTGCGGTTTGTAATGAAACATTAAGGATTCATCCCGTGGGAATGTTAACTTTTCCCAGAATGGTTAAAGAACCTATTTCTTTGGGTGGTTATCAACTTGAACCTGGAACAATTCTTCTAGGTTCAATTTACTTAGTTCATCATCGGGAAGATATTTATCCCGAGCCAGAAAAATTCAAACCAGAACGCTTTTTAGAAAAACAATTTTCACCTTATCAATTTCTACCTTTTGGTGGCGGTTCTAGGCGTTGTGTGGGTTTAGCTTTTGCCCAAATGGAAATGAAATTGATATTGGCAAAAGTTTTAAAAACATGGTCAATGAAATTAGTTAATACCCAGGAAGTTAAACCAAAAAGACGGGGGCTAGTTACCGGACCAAATGCTCCTATAAATTTGACCATTGAACAATATTCTTACCCCTAA